Proteins encoded within one genomic window of Halodesulfurarchaeum formicicum:
- a CDS encoding cation:proton antiporter subunit C, which produces MIELLASHYTYLTAMVILAVGLYGVVASPNLVKKIVALNVFQVGIFLFFISSAFVLDGVPAIGTHGPGPYVSPLPHVLILTAIVVGVSLTAVGLALVVRIYDGYGSLNEQVIREVQADD; this is translated from the coding sequence GTGATCGAACTGCTCGCTTCGCATTACACGTACCTGACAGCAATGGTGATCCTCGCCGTCGGTCTCTATGGCGTCGTCGCCAGCCCGAACCTCGTGAAGAAGATCGTCGCCCTGAACGTCTTCCAGGTCGGCATCTTCCTGTTTTTCATCAGCAGCGCGTTCGTCCTCGACGGCGTGCCGGCGATCGGCACGCACGGGCCGGGCCCTTACGTCAGCCCGCTCCCGCACGTGTTGATCCTGACAGCCATCGTCGTCGGGGTGAGCCTCACAGCGGTGGGGCTCGCCCTGGTGGTCAGGATCTACGACGGCTACGGATCGTTAAACGAACAGGTGATCCGGGAGGTGCAAGCCGATGACTGA
- a CDS encoding monovalent cation/H+ antiporter subunit D family protein: MTDALVLLVVAPIVAALLPLGIGLFIRGSGQYIALAMAVLQVALSLLVLEEVLTAGAFSYDVAGYAPPFGIELIGDGVSAPLLVLIASVTLAVVLYSFRSGPQGDSFYGELAFLTAGLSGLVATGDVFNLYVFLEITGLATYALVASDSSPAAAYASLKYLIVGTIGASFYLLGVGYLLVATGTLNMADLASSIPEVGYTSPLILAAFGLIVVGLGVKVALFPLHTWQPDAYAESPHTISAHIAALVSTAAAYALFRIVYGVFTVDFLAAVPIARDTLLAAAGISVIVGAVLAVVQRDLKRMLAYSSVSHFGLVVLGVSIGNETALAGGLIHLVGHGVMKAGLFLAVGVFAMGAGVKTVQDLSGLGTRYPITSAAFGVLAFSMVGVPPAIGFPGKWNIIMGAVQAGEWIVAVIVVTSALLTLGYFGRLLERLYFTESITNTDQSVKADGGHPEDVSVLLRTIVVVAALAAVGLGFWATELIDVFQPVMEVYFT; encoded by the coding sequence ATGACTGACGCGCTTGTCCTCCTGGTGGTCGCACCGATCGTGGCTGCGCTCTTGCCCCTCGGAATCGGGCTGTTCATCCGGGGAAGCGGGCAGTACATCGCACTCGCGATGGCGGTCCTGCAGGTCGCCCTCTCCCTGCTGGTCCTCGAAGAAGTCCTCACTGCGGGTGCGTTCTCTTATGATGTCGCGGGGTATGCGCCGCCCTTCGGGATCGAACTGATCGGGGATGGCGTCTCCGCACCACTGCTGGTCCTGATCGCCTCGGTTACCCTCGCCGTGGTGCTTTACTCCTTCAGGTCCGGTCCGCAGGGCGATTCGTTCTACGGCGAACTGGCCTTCCTCACGGCCGGCCTCTCCGGGCTCGTCGCCACGGGCGACGTGTTCAACCTGTACGTATTCCTGGAGATCACGGGCCTGGCGACCTACGCGCTGGTCGCGAGTGACAGTTCGCCCGCTGCCGCGTACGCGAGTCTCAAGTACCTGATCGTCGGGACGATCGGGGCCTCGTTCTATCTCCTGGGGGTCGGGTACCTGCTCGTGGCGACCGGTACGCTCAACATGGCCGACCTCGCGAGTTCCATCCCCGAGGTCGGCTACACGTCGCCGTTAATCCTCGCGGCGTTCGGACTCATCGTGGTGGGGCTGGGTGTCAAGGTGGCGCTGTTCCCGCTTCACACCTGGCAGCCGGATGCGTACGCCGAATCACCCCACACGATCAGTGCGCACATCGCGGCACTCGTGTCCACGGCGGCGGCCTACGCGCTGTTCCGGATCGTCTACGGCGTCTTCACCGTGGACTTCCTGGCGGCGGTGCCCATAGCTCGTGACACCTTGTTGGCCGCGGCTGGCATCAGCGTGATCGTCGGGGCTGTGCTCGCGGTCGTTCAGCGGGACCTCAAACGCATGCTCGCGTACTCGTCGGTCTCGCACTTCGGCCTGGTCGTCCTCGGGGTCAGCATCGGCAACGAGACGGCCCTCGCAGGCGGCCTGATCCACCTCGTCGGCCACGGTGTCATGAAGGCTGGGCTCTTCCTGGCCGTCGGCGTGTTCGCTATGGGTGCGGGCGTGAAGACCGTTCAGGATCTTTCAGGGCTGGGAACTCGCTACCCGATCACGAGTGCCGCTTTCGGGGTGCTCGCCTTCTCGATGGTCGGGGTTCCCCCGGCGATCGGCTTCCCGGGGAAGTGGAACATCATCATGGGTGCAGTCCAGGCCGGAGAGTGGATCGTCGCCGTGATCGTCGTCACGAGTGCCCTGCTCACGCTGGGGTACTTCGGACGCCTGCTCGAACGGCTCTACTTCACCGAATCGATTACGAACACCGATCAGTCGGTCAAAGCTGACGGGGGACACCCCGAGGACGTGTCGGTCCTGTTGCGAACCATCGTCGTCGTCGCCGCGCTCGCGGCGGTTGGGCTCGGTTTCTGGGCCACAGAGCTCATTGACGTCTTCCAGCCGGTGATGGAGGTGTACTTTACATGA
- a CDS encoding proton-conducting transporter transmembrane domain-containing protein, whose product MTTESSLLPLLAVLIPFAGLFAIVATGSRPNVRETATIATALATLGTVASMVPTVLQGVVPTTDLGAFVPGISLVLQADPLGMVFGLIASFLWLVTSFYSIGYMRGLDELSQTRYFAAFAGSIASAVGVAFAANLIVLYVFYELLTVATYPLVAHDETQEARTAGRKYLAYTFGGGVAALAGTALIYVATGTVTFTPGGITGLATADPLIGRVAFALLVVGFGVKAALMPIHSWLPDAMVAPTPVSGLLHAVAVVKSGVFAIARVVLDVFGPEPMAELGLGLPLAAVAGFTIVAASVIALRQDNLKRRLAYSTISQLSYIVLGLGLLSPAALVGGLLHIPAHAFMKLTLFFVAGAIHVETHTDDISDMAGIGRRMPLAMIAFAVASVGMAGLPLVAGFVSKWYLLIGSLDAGQTVFVLVLLLSGLLNIGYFWPIVYQAFFQTPADADSKPVIEGPFGGKQARADGGTADGLAVDRNPSDHTRSESHEATADNHEDHDHHGGPPAGGWERRALGAESTWFMIGPILVAATGAVVLGIDPEGAIFLQLIQQIVENATGVAF is encoded by the coding sequence ATGACAACTGAATCCTCGTTGCTGCCGCTGCTGGCAGTCCTGATCCCGTTTGCGGGCCTGTTCGCCATCGTGGCGACTGGCTCGCGACCGAACGTTCGCGAAACAGCGACCATCGCGACCGCGCTCGCCACACTCGGGACGGTCGCGAGCATGGTGCCGACGGTGCTCCAGGGTGTCGTGCCCACGACCGACCTCGGGGCGTTCGTCCCGGGCATCTCGCTGGTCCTGCAGGCCGACCCGCTCGGGATGGTCTTCGGCCTCATCGCGAGTTTCCTCTGGCTGGTCACCAGCTTCTACAGCATCGGGTACATGCGCGGCCTGGACGAACTCTCCCAGACCCGGTACTTCGCGGCCTTCGCTGGCAGCATCGCGTCTGCGGTCGGTGTGGCCTTTGCGGCCAACTTGATCGTCCTCTACGTGTTCTACGAACTCCTCACAGTTGCGACGTACCCCCTCGTCGCCCACGACGAGACCCAGGAAGCCCGGACGGCCGGGCGAAAGTACCTGGCCTATACCTTCGGCGGTGGGGTTGCGGCCCTCGCCGGGACCGCGCTCATCTACGTCGCAACCGGGACGGTGACCTTTACACCTGGTGGGATCACGGGTCTGGCGACCGCCGACCCGCTCATCGGGCGGGTCGCGTTTGCGCTGTTGGTGGTCGGCTTCGGCGTGAAGGCCGCGCTCATGCCGATCCACTCCTGGCTCCCCGACGCGATGGTTGCGCCGACTCCGGTCTCGGGGCTCCTCCACGCCGTGGCAGTCGTCAAGAGCGGCGTGTTCGCCATCGCGCGGGTCGTGCTTGACGTGTTTGGTCCGGAACCGATGGCTGAACTCGGACTGGGCCTGCCACTTGCGGCCGTCGCCGGCTTCACCATCGTCGCCGCGAGCGTGATCGCCTTGCGCCAGGACAATCTCAAGCGTCGACTGGCCTACTCGACGATCAGTCAGCTATCCTACATCGTGCTGGGACTGGGCCTGCTCTCGCCGGCGGCACTGGTCGGTGGCCTGCTCCACATCCCCGCTCACGCGTTCATGAAACTCACCCTGTTCTTCGTGGCCGGGGCGATCCACGTCGAAACACATACCGACGACATCAGCGACATGGCCGGGATCGGCCGCCGGATGCCCCTGGCGATGATCGCCTTCGCCGTGGCGAGTGTCGGGATGGCCGGGCTCCCGCTCGTGGCCGGGTTCGTGAGCAAGTGGTATCTCCTCATCGGGAGTCTTGACGCCGGTCAAACGGTGTTCGTGCTCGTGCTCCTGCTCTCGGGGCTGCTCAATATCGGATACTTCTGGCCCATCGTCTACCAGGCGTTCTTCCAGACGCCGGCGGATGCCGATTCGAAACCGGTGATCGAAGGGCCGTTCGGTGGGAAACAGGCTCGCGCCGACGGCGGCACGGCCGATGGGCTGGCCGTGGACCGAAATCCGAGCGATCACACTCGTAGTGAGTCCCACGAGGCGACAGCCGACAACCACGAGGACCACGACCACCATGGCGGCCCGCCAGCAGGTGGCTGGGAACGCCGTGCGCTCGGTGCCGAGAGTACGTGGTTCATGATCGGACCGATTCTCGTGGCTGCGACCGGGGCGGTCGTCCTCGGAATCGATCCTGAAGGGGCGATCTTCCTGCAACTGATCCAGCAGATCGTCGAGAACGCAACGGGGGTGGCCTTCTGA